A part of Methanothermobacter thermautotrophicus genomic DNA contains:
- a CDS encoding homoserine dehydrogenase produces MRICLIGLGAVGQGFLRAVQMKEGYLRERYGLDIRFTGVADSSGALHDPDGLDIEGILGHKKVAGLGSHPSGYEGMTGEELLDEAEYDCLVEATPTNIEDGEPGRTLVLKAMGDGKHVVTSNKGHLALFYSEIMEAASEAGVEFMFEASVGGAMPIINLARDTLSSCTIESVIGILNGTTNFILSRMASEGSSYRQALIEAQELGIAETNPAQDVEGTDAACKAVIIANSILKRPCTLRDVRVEGITGITQGAIELAAQEGYLIKLIAEISGDRLEVGPRLVRIGSPYAVDGTLNMATLRTDLAGEVTAVGRGAGSLETASAMLTDTITIWRRSHGQ; encoded by the coding sequence ATGAGGATATGTCTAATTGGCCTGGGAGCTGTTGGTCAGGGATTCCTCAGGGCCGTGCAGATGAAGGAAGGGTATCTGAGGGAGAGGTATGGCCTCGATATAAGGTTCACAGGAGTTGCGGATTCATCTGGAGCCCTCCACGACCCGGATGGCCTTGACATTGAAGGTATACTTGGACACAAGAAGGTGGCGGGGCTGGGGTCACACCCCTCAGGGTATGAGGGGATGACCGGAGAGGAGCTCCTTGATGAGGCTGAATATGACTGCCTGGTGGAGGCGACACCAACAAACATAGAGGACGGTGAACCCGGCAGGACACTTGTACTTAAGGCCATGGGCGACGGTAAGCACGTTGTAACATCAAACAAGGGGCACCTGGCCCTATTCTACTCTGAAATCATGGAGGCGGCTTCTGAGGCGGGTGTTGAGTTCATGTTCGAGGCCTCTGTGGGTGGTGCCATGCCCATAATAAACCTTGCAAGGGACACCCTCTCCTCATGCACCATAGAATCCGTGATAGGTATACTGAACGGCACAACCAACTTCATACTCTCAAGGATGGCCTCTGAGGGATCATCCTACCGGCAGGCCCTAATTGAGGCCCAGGAACTTGGTATTGCGGAGACAAACCCTGCACAGGACGTTGAGGGCACTGATGCAGCCTGCAAGGCTGTAATAATCGCCAATTCAATCCTCAAAAGGCCATGCACCCTCAGGGATGTCAGGGTTGAGGGGATCACCGGGATAACCCAGGGAGCCATTGAACTGGCAGCCCAGGAGGGCTACCTCATAAAACTCATTGCAGAGATTTCAGGGGACAGGCTTGAGGTTGGACCCAGGCTCGTCAGGATTGGGTCACCCTACGCCGTGGATGGGACCCTGAACATGGCGACCCTCAGGACCGACCTTGCAGGTGAGGTGACGGCTGTTGGACGGGGTGCAGGATCCCTTGAGACTGCCTCAGCAATGCTCACTGATACGATAACCATATGGAGGAGGTCCCACGGCCAGTAA